The following coding sequences are from one Salvia hispanica cultivar TCC Black 2014 chromosome 3, UniMelb_Shisp_WGS_1.0, whole genome shotgun sequence window:
- the LOC125211528 gene encoding SRSF protein kinase 1-like isoform X3 translates to MDEITILKEIAEGDPEDKKCVVKLLDHFKHSGPNGQHVCMVFEYLGDNLLTLIKYSAYRGLPLHKVKEVCFHILVGLDYLHRKLSIIHTDLKPENILLLSRIDPSKDPTKSEAPLILPTSKGKIAFESQTSKDVKGSCSDLPKNQKTQIRRKANPAVSRCAGNEASEEAELDNEASGPEDSHEADKSNGEGKCDASILGAANNDESSDGYIGTKDNKRGSRSTRQKLLAEVDLKCKLVDFGSACWIHKQFTSDIQTRQYRCPEVILGSKYSTSADMWSFACICFELATGDVLFDPHSGENFDRDEDHLALMMELLGMMPRKVALGGRYSRDFFNRFGDLRHIRRLRVWPLVKVLSEKYEFREQDASEMADFLIQILDFVPEKRLTAAQCLNHPWISGGPRQLAPSTSQLKELENGSSDKKRDKDEREAMEVRVGNIAIDGSSGTTIKNNRS, encoded by the exons ATGGATGAGATCACTATTTTAAAAGAGATTGCTGAGGGAGATCCAGAGGATAAAAAATGTGTTGTGAAACTTTTGGATCACTTTAAGCATTCAGGGCCAAATGGTCAGCATGTGTGTATGGTCTTTGAATACTTGGGAGACAATCTTCTAACCTTAATTAAGTATTCAGCTTACCGAGGGCTTCCCCTTCACAAGGTTAAAGAAGTTTGTTTCCACATTTTAGTGGGACTGGATTATCTGCATCGTAAATTATCAATCATACACACAGATCTGAAACCAGAGAACATATTGCTTCTGTCCAGGATCGATCCATCTAAAGATCCTACTAAATCAGAGGCACCTCTCATCCTCCCTACCAGTAAGGGAAAGATTGCATTTGAATCTCAGACTTCAAAAGATGTTAAAGGGTCATGCAGTGACCTACCTAAAAACCAGAAAACGCAAATCAGGAGAAAGGCTAATCCAGCAGTGAGTAGATGTGCTGGGAATGAAGCTTCTGAGGAAGCTGAGCTAGATAATGAGGCAAGTGGGCCTGAAGATTCTCATGAAGCTGACAAATCCAATGGAGAGGGAAAATGTGATGCTTCAATTCTTGGAGCAGCAAACAATGATGAAAGTAGTGATGGGTATATTGGGACTAAGGATAACAAGAGGGGTAGCCGGTCTACAAGGCAGAAGCTCTTGGCTGAGGTTGATCTAAAGTGCAAATTGGTTGATTTTGGAAGTGCATGTTGGATACACAAACAATTCACCAGTGATATTCAGACAAGGCAGTACAGATGCCCGGAGGTTATTTTGGGATCTAAGTACTCAACATCAGCTGATATGTGGTCATTTGCTTGCATTTGCTTTGAGCTGGCCACCGGTGATGTCCTTTTTGACCCACATAGTGGTGAAAACTTTGATCGTGATGAG GATCATTTGGCCCTGATGATGGAACTTCTTGGAATGATGCCACGCAAG GTTGCTTTGGGCGGACGTTACTCTCGAGACTTTTTTAATAGATTTGGAGATTTAAGACATATTAGAAGATTGAGAGTTTGGCCTCTCGTGAAGGTGCTTTCGGAGAAATATGAGTTCCGTGAACAAGATGCTAGTGAGATGGCTGATTTCCTTATCCAGATACTAGATTTTGTGCCTGAGAAAAGGCTGACAGCCGCCCAATGTCTTAATCATCCATGGATAAGTGGTGGCCCTCGTCAATTAGCCCCTTCGACCTCTCAACTCAAGGAACTAGAAAATGGTAGTTCCGATAAGAAGAGGGACAAGGATGAGAGGGAGGCAATGGAGGTAAGAGTGGGAAATATTGCTATTGATGGATCATCAGGGACTACCATAAAGAACAATCGATCATGA
- the LOC125211528 gene encoding SRSF protein kinase 1-like isoform X1 encodes MAEEAARERNGGDRSETSDYTSEDEGTEDYRRGGYHAVRIGDTFKHGRYVVQSKLGWGHFSTVWLAWDIQKSIYVALKVQKSAQHYTEAAMDEITILKEIAEGDPEDKKCVVKLLDHFKHSGPNGQHVCMVFEYLGDNLLTLIKYSAYRGLPLHKVKEVCFHILVGLDYLHRKLSIIHTDLKPENILLLSRIDPSKDPTKSEAPLILPTSKGKIAFESQTSKDVKGSCSDLPKNQKTQIRRKANPAVSRCAGNEASEEAELDNEASGPEDSHEADKSNGEGKCDASILGAANNDESSDGYIGTKDNKRGSRSTRQKLLAEVDLKCKLVDFGSACWIHKQFTSDIQTRQYRCPEVILGSKYSTSADMWSFACICFELATGDVLFDPHSGENFDRDEDHLALMMELLGMMPRKVALGGRYSRDFFNRFGDLRHIRRLRVWPLVKVLSEKYEFREQDASEMADFLIQILDFVPEKRLTAAQCLNHPWISGGPRQLAPSTSQLKELENGSSDKKRDKDEREAMEVRVGNIAIDGSSGTTIKNNRS; translated from the exons ATGGCGGAAGAGGCGGCGCGCGAGAGGAACGGCGGTGATCGGAGCGAGACGAGCGACTACACGTCGGAGGATGAGGGAACGGAGGACTACAGGCGCGGCGGATATCACGCCGTGCGGATCGGTGACACATTTAAGCATGGAAGATATGTCGTTCAGAGCAAGCTTGGCTGGGGCCATTTCTCCACCGTCTGGCTAGCTTGGGACATTCAGAAATCT ATATATGTAGCTCTGAAGGTTCAAAAGAGCGCACAACACTACACTGAAGCAGCAATGGATGAGATCACTATTTTAAAAGAGATTGCTGAGGGAGATCCAGAGGATAAAAAATGTGTTGTGAAACTTTTGGATCACTTTAAGCATTCAGGGCCAAATGGTCAGCATGTGTGTATGGTCTTTGAATACTTGGGAGACAATCTTCTAACCTTAATTAAGTATTCAGCTTACCGAGGGCTTCCCCTTCACAAGGTTAAAGAAGTTTGTTTCCACATTTTAGTGGGACTGGATTATCTGCATCGTAAATTATCAATCATACACACAGATCTGAAACCAGAGAACATATTGCTTCTGTCCAGGATCGATCCATCTAAAGATCCTACTAAATCAGAGGCACCTCTCATCCTCCCTACCAGTAAGGGAAAGATTGCATTTGAATCTCAGACTTCAAAAGATGTTAAAGGGTCATGCAGTGACCTACCTAAAAACCAGAAAACGCAAATCAGGAGAAAGGCTAATCCAGCAGTGAGTAGATGTGCTGGGAATGAAGCTTCTGAGGAAGCTGAGCTAGATAATGAGGCAAGTGGGCCTGAAGATTCTCATGAAGCTGACAAATCCAATGGAGAGGGAAAATGTGATGCTTCAATTCTTGGAGCAGCAAACAATGATGAAAGTAGTGATGGGTATATTGGGACTAAGGATAACAAGAGGGGTAGCCGGTCTACAAGGCAGAAGCTCTTGGCTGAGGTTGATCTAAAGTGCAAATTGGTTGATTTTGGAAGTGCATGTTGGATACACAAACAATTCACCAGTGATATTCAGACAAGGCAGTACAGATGCCCGGAGGTTATTTTGGGATCTAAGTACTCAACATCAGCTGATATGTGGTCATTTGCTTGCATTTGCTTTGAGCTGGCCACCGGTGATGTCCTTTTTGACCCACATAGTGGTGAAAACTTTGATCGTGATGAG GATCATTTGGCCCTGATGATGGAACTTCTTGGAATGATGCCACGCAAG GTTGCTTTGGGCGGACGTTACTCTCGAGACTTTTTTAATAGATTTGGAGATTTAAGACATATTAGAAGATTGAGAGTTTGGCCTCTCGTGAAGGTGCTTTCGGAGAAATATGAGTTCCGTGAACAAGATGCTAGTGAGATGGCTGATTTCCTTATCCAGATACTAGATTTTGTGCCTGAGAAAAGGCTGACAGCCGCCCAATGTCTTAATCATCCATGGATAAGTGGTGGCCCTCGTCAATTAGCCCCTTCGACCTCTCAACTCAAGGAACTAGAAAATGGTAGTTCCGATAAGAAGAGGGACAAGGATGAGAGGGAGGCAATGGAGGTAAGAGTGGGAAATATTGCTATTGATGGATCATCAGGGACTACCATAAAGAACAATCGATCATGA
- the LOC125211528 gene encoding SRSF protein kinase 1-like isoform X2, which produces MAEEAARERNGGDRSETSDYTSEDEGTEDYRRGGYHAVRIGDTFKHGRYVVQSKLGWGHFSTVWLAWDIQKSIYVALKVQKSAQHYTEAAMDEITILKEIAEGDPEDKKCVVKLLDHFKHSGPNGQHVCMVFEYLGDNLLTLIKYSAYRGLPLHKVKEVCFHILVGLDYLHRKLSIIHTDLKPENILLLSRIDPSKDPTKSEAPLILPTSKGKIAFESQTSKDVKGSCSDLPKNQKTQIRRKANPAVSRCAGNEASEEAELDNEASGPEDSHEADKSNGEGKCDASILGAANNDESSDGYIGTKDNKRGSRSTRQKLLAEVDLKCKLVDFGSACWIHKQFTSDIQTRQYRCPEVILGSKYSTSADMWSFACICFELATGDVLFDPHSGENFDRDEDHLALMMELLGMMPRKVLSEKYEFREQDASEMADFLIQILDFVPEKRLTAAQCLNHPWISGGPRQLAPSTSQLKELENGSSDKKRDKDEREAMEVRVGNIAIDGSSGTTIKNNRS; this is translated from the exons ATGGCGGAAGAGGCGGCGCGCGAGAGGAACGGCGGTGATCGGAGCGAGACGAGCGACTACACGTCGGAGGATGAGGGAACGGAGGACTACAGGCGCGGCGGATATCACGCCGTGCGGATCGGTGACACATTTAAGCATGGAAGATATGTCGTTCAGAGCAAGCTTGGCTGGGGCCATTTCTCCACCGTCTGGCTAGCTTGGGACATTCAGAAATCT ATATATGTAGCTCTGAAGGTTCAAAAGAGCGCACAACACTACACTGAAGCAGCAATGGATGAGATCACTATTTTAAAAGAGATTGCTGAGGGAGATCCAGAGGATAAAAAATGTGTTGTGAAACTTTTGGATCACTTTAAGCATTCAGGGCCAAATGGTCAGCATGTGTGTATGGTCTTTGAATACTTGGGAGACAATCTTCTAACCTTAATTAAGTATTCAGCTTACCGAGGGCTTCCCCTTCACAAGGTTAAAGAAGTTTGTTTCCACATTTTAGTGGGACTGGATTATCTGCATCGTAAATTATCAATCATACACACAGATCTGAAACCAGAGAACATATTGCTTCTGTCCAGGATCGATCCATCTAAAGATCCTACTAAATCAGAGGCACCTCTCATCCTCCCTACCAGTAAGGGAAAGATTGCATTTGAATCTCAGACTTCAAAAGATGTTAAAGGGTCATGCAGTGACCTACCTAAAAACCAGAAAACGCAAATCAGGAGAAAGGCTAATCCAGCAGTGAGTAGATGTGCTGGGAATGAAGCTTCTGAGGAAGCTGAGCTAGATAATGAGGCAAGTGGGCCTGAAGATTCTCATGAAGCTGACAAATCCAATGGAGAGGGAAAATGTGATGCTTCAATTCTTGGAGCAGCAAACAATGATGAAAGTAGTGATGGGTATATTGGGACTAAGGATAACAAGAGGGGTAGCCGGTCTACAAGGCAGAAGCTCTTGGCTGAGGTTGATCTAAAGTGCAAATTGGTTGATTTTGGAAGTGCATGTTGGATACACAAACAATTCACCAGTGATATTCAGACAAGGCAGTACAGATGCCCGGAGGTTATTTTGGGATCTAAGTACTCAACATCAGCTGATATGTGGTCATTTGCTTGCATTTGCTTTGAGCTGGCCACCGGTGATGTCCTTTTTGACCCACATAGTGGTGAAAACTTTGATCGTGATGAG GATCATTTGGCCCTGATGATGGAACTTCTTGGAATGATGCCACGCAAG GTGCTTTCGGAGAAATATGAGTTCCGTGAACAAGATGCTAGTGAGATGGCTGATTTCCTTATCCAGATACTAGATTTTGTGCCTGAGAAAAGGCTGACAGCCGCCCAATGTCTTAATCATCCATGGATAAGTGGTGGCCCTCGTCAATTAGCCCCTTCGACCTCTCAACTCAAGGAACTAGAAAATGGTAGTTCCGATAAGAAGAGGGACAAGGATGAGAGGGAGGCAATGGAGGTAAGAGTGGGAAATATTGCTATTGATGGATCATCAGGGACTACCATAAAGAACAATCGATCATGA